The window AAGGTGGATGGACTGATGTTGATGTGATTATAACTATGCCTAGTGTAATGGGTAAATTAGGTCCTTTAGGACGAGTATTGGGTCCTAGAGGTTTAATGCCTAATCCTAAAACAGGAACAGTTACTATGGATGTCGCTAAAGCGGTTACTGAAGTAAAGGCTGGTAAGATTGACTTTAAAGTTGATAAGACTGGTATCATCCATGCTGCAGTTGGTAAAGCTTCTTTTGAAGCTGATAAAATTGCTGGTAACGCAAGAGAATTAATTAATACGCTAGTTAAATTAAAACCTACAACGTCTAAAGGTATTTACATTAAAAGTATCTTCATGTCTAGTACTATGAGTCCCAGTATTGAGATAGACGCTAAACGTTTTGCAGAAGACTAAAAATCTAGATCATGACAAGAGAACAAAAAGCAAATGTTATTCAAGATTTGACGGCTACGTTAGGCGAGAATTCAACTATATATTTAACAGACATATCTGGTCTAAACGCACAGGATACATCTA is drawn from Nonlabens dokdonensis DSW-6 and contains these coding sequences:
- the rplA gene encoding 50S ribosomal protein L1 produces the protein MAKLTKNQKESQAKVDKSTTYTVADASKLVKEITTTKFDASVDLAVRLNVDPRKANQMVRGVVTLPHGTGKDVKVLALVTPDKEEEAKNAGADYVGLDEYLDKIKGGWTDVDVIITMPSVMGKLGPLGRVLGPRGLMPNPKTGTVTMDVAKAVTEVKAGKIDFKVDKTGIIHAAVGKASFEADKIAGNARELINTLVKLKPTTSKGIYIKSIFMSSTMSPSIEIDAKRFAED